A window from Vicia villosa cultivar HV-30 ecotype Madison, WI unplaced genomic scaffold, Vvil1.0 ctg.005381F_1_1, whole genome shotgun sequence encodes these proteins:
- the LOC131642590 gene encoding peptidyl serine alpha-galactosyltransferase-like, translated as MEKVLILLLFLILGFTSFSVEAAYKAPRRIHTLFSVECGNYFDWQTVGLMHSFRKAKQPGHITRLLSCTDEQKKSYRGMHLAPTFEVPSMSVHPVTGDRYPAINKPAGVVYWLKHSKDAENVDWILILDADMIIRGPIRPYEIGAEKGKPVAAYYGYLRGCDNILAQLHTKHPEKCDKVGGLLAMHIDDLRALAPMWLSKTEEVRQDKAHWGANITGDIYEKGWISEMYGYSFGAAEVGLRHKINDNLMIYPGYAPREGVEPILLHYGLRFSVGNWSFSKADHDDDDIIYNCGRLFPQPPYPREVNTLETDPNLRRGLFLSIECINILNEGLLLHHASNGCPKPPWSKYLNYLKSGTFAKLTRPKYATPATLEMMDDKIQEQVDHDPSKPYPKIHTIFSTECSSYFDWQTVGLMHSFHLSGQPGNITRLLSCSDEDLKLYKGRNLAPTHYVPSMSQHPLTGDWYPAINKPAAVLHWLNHANIDAEFIVILDADMIMRGPITPWEYKAARGRPVSTPYDYLIGCDNELAKLHTSHPEACDKVGGVIIMHIDDLRKFALLWLHKTEEVRADRAHYARNITGDVYESGWISEMYGYSFGAAELKLRHTINREIMIYPGYAFELSIKYRVFHYGLQFSIGNWSFDKAKWREIDIVNKCWAKFPEPPDPSTLDHDNEKSLQQNLLSIECVKTLNEALRLHHERNGCNRGNSMSTSKGNTTDGSVISKHMLANDSEELASVDNDRMGIPNSFRFWVLFLCVFSGLGFLVVIFWVHSGQKRRGMKMKHHRVRRRNLYP; from the exons ATGGAAAAAGTTTTGATTTTGCTTCTTTTTCTGATACTGGGTTTCACTAGTTTCAGTGTTGAAGCAGCTTACAAAGCACCGCGGAGGATCCACACACTGTTCTCAGTGGAATGTGGAAACTACTTCGATTGGCAAACTGTTGGGTTGATGCATAGTTTCAGGAAGGCAAAGCAGCCTGGACATATTACCAGGCTTCTTAGTTGCACTGATGAGCAGAAGAAGAGTTATAGAGGGATGCATTTAGCTCCTACTTTTGAGGTTCCTTCTATGAGTGTACATCCTGTAACTGGTGACAG GTACCCTGCAATAAACAAACCTGCTGGGGTTGTATATTGGCTCAAACATAGTAAAGATGCAGAAAATGTTGACTGGATTCTCATTCTAGATGCAGACATGATAATCCGCGGTCCAATTAGACCTTATGAAATTGGTGCAGAGAAAGGAAAACCTGTTGCAGCATATTATGG GTATTTAAGAGGTTGTGACAATATTTTGGCTCAGCTCCACACGAAACACCCGGAAAAATGTGACAAAGTTGGCGGGCTTTTGGCTATGCATATAGATGACCTACGAGCTTTGGCACCTATGTGGCTTTCGAAAACAGAAGAAGTTCGGCAAGATAAGGCTCACTGGGGAGCAAACATAACTGGTGACATATATGAGAAAGGATGGATCAGTGAGATGTATGGATACTCTTTTGGTGCTGCAGAA GTTGGGCTCCGACACAAAATCAATGATAATTTAATGATATACCCTGGTTATGCTCCCCGGGAGGGTGTTGAGCCAATTCTTCTTCACTATGGTCTGCGGTTTAGTGTTGGGAATTGGTCATTTAGTAAGGCtgatcatgatgatgatgatatcatTTATAACTGTGGCCGGCTCTTTCCTCAACCTCCTTACCCTAGAGAGGTGAATACGTTGGAAACTGACCCGAATCTAAGACGAGGACTATTTTTGAGTATAGAGTGCATAAACATTTTAAATGAAGGTCTTCTGTTACATCACGCATCAAATGGTTGTCCTAAACCACCATGGTCTAAATACTTGAACTACTTAAAAAGCGGAACCTTTGCTAAACTAACTCGACCAAAATATGCGACTCCTGCTACTTTAGAAATGATGGATGATAAAATTCAAGAACAGGTTGATCATGATCCTTCCAAGCCATATCCTAAAATCCATACTATATTTTCAACCGAATGTAGCTCGTACTTTGATTGGCAGACTGTAGGACTTATGCATAGTTTCCATTTAAGTGGACAGCCCGGAAATATCACTCGACTTCTCAGCTGCTCCGATGAGGACTTAAAGCTATACAAAGGCCGTAACTTGGCTCCCACACATTATGTTCCTTCTATGAGTCAACATCCATTAACAGGCGATTG GTATCCAGCAATTAACAAACCTGCTGCAGTCCTCCACTGGCTTAATCATGCAAATATTGATGCTGAATTCATTGTGATTCTTGATGCGGATATGATAATGAGAGGCCCAATTACACCATGGGAATATAAAGCTGCAAGGGGCAGGCCTGTTTCAACTCCATACGA CTACCTTATTGGCTGTGACAATGAGCTTGCGAAATTACATACTAGTCATCCCGAGGCTTGTGACAAGGTTGGTGGCGTAATTATTATGCATATAGATGATCTGCGCAAATTCGCTTTACTATGGCTGCATAAGACGGAGGAGGTTCGAGCTGATAGAGCTCATTATGCCAGAAATATAACAGGAGACGTTTACGAATCTGGCTGGATTAGCGAGATGTATGGTTACTCTTTTGGCGCAGCAGAG TTGAAATTAAGGCATACTATAAACAGAGAAATAATGATATACCCGGGATATGCTTTCGAACTTAGCATCAAATACAGAGTTTTCCACTACGGACTGCAGTTCAGTATTGGGAACTGGAGTTTTGACAAGGCCAAATGGCGAGAGATCGATATAGTCAACAAATGTTGGGCCAAGTTTCCAGAACCACCCGATCCATCAACTCTCGACCATGATAATGAGAAAAGTTTACAGCAAAACCTTCTCAGTATAGAATGCGTCAAGACACTGAATGAAGCACTGCGTTTGCATCATGAGAGAAACGGGTGTAATCGCGGTAATTCCATGTCCACATCAAAAGGAAACACTACAGATGGAAGTGTGATATCAAAGCATATGTTAGCAAATGATTCAGAGGAATTGGCAAGTGTTGATAATGATAGAATGGGGATTCCAAATTCTTTTAGATTTTGGGTGTTGTTTTTATGTGTATTTTCTGGATTAGGTTTCTTGGTAGTGATTTTTTGGGTGCATTCAGGTCAGAAAAGAAGAGGAATGAAAATGAAACACCATAGAGTTAGAAGAAGGAACTTGTATCCTTGA